A window from Primulina huaijiensis isolate GDHJ02 chromosome 11, ASM1229523v2, whole genome shotgun sequence encodes these proteins:
- the LOC140988018 gene encoding sphingoid long-chain bases kinase 2, mitochondrial — protein sequence MILASVPMAKASFIGAEQPLAPDLAADRAVLRTGRDSRRRDIVFVVNPRGANGRTGKEWKKLLPYLQSRLGSECNICESLTAGPCHAIDITREAIREGADAIIAVGGDGTLHEVVNGFFWGGKPVANNNSTAVHTTALGLIPLGTGSDFARTLGWKNDPYDSIDRIAKGMRSHIDVGFISGESGEPHYFINVADAHLSAKAGYYASRYKKFGNLCYIIGALQAFFSHHNQDLRIKVDDGDWEVYSQVTALCIGNAKYFGGGMKISPNADPSSGNFEVVILQDFKWYDFVLKLHKLYNGTHLSVNNVSSRRACSIEVQEIVRSGDIFVQSDGEYLGFLPRKFSILPGAIEMIR from the exons ATGATCTTGGCAAGCGTGCCTATGGCTAAAGCCTCCTTTATCGGCGCAGAACAGCCTCTGGCTCCAGATCTCGCCGCTGATCGTGCAGTCCTCCGCACCGGCCGAGATTCTCGCCGCCGCGACATCGTATTCGTAGTAAATCCTCGAG GAGCTAATGGAAGGACGGGTAAGGAGTGGAAAAAGCTGTTGCCTTACCTGCAGTCTCGCCTTGGTTCTGAATGCAAt ATATGTGAATCTTTGACTGCTGGTCCTTGTCATGCGATAGACATCACAAGGGAG GCTATACGTGAGGGTGCTGATGCGATAATTGCTGTTGGAGGTGATGGAACTCTTCACGAG GTTGTAAATGGCTTTTTCTGGGGAGGTAAACCTGTTGCTAATAATAATTCGACTGCTGTCCACACCACTGCTCTCGGT CTTATTCCCTTGGGAACTGGTTCCGATTTTGCAAGAACATTGGGATG GAAAAATGATCCTTATGATTCCATTGACCGAATTGCTAAAG GGATGAGATCTCACATTGATGTTGGATTCATTAGTGGAGAAAGTGGCGAACCACATTATTTCATAAATGTTGCTGATGCTCATTT GAGTGCCAAGGCTGGTTATTATGCTTCAAGATACAAAAAGTTCGGAAATCTCTGTTACATTATTGGAGCTTTGCAAGCTTTTTTCAGTCATCATAACCAAGACCTTAGAATTAag GTTGATGATGGTGATTGGGAAGTATACTCCCAAGTAACCGCTCTTTGCATTGGAAATGCTAAATATTTTGGTGGTGGAATGAAGATTTCCCCAAATGCCGACCCCTCTAGTGGGAATTTTGAG GTGGTCATTCTTCAGGATTTCAAGTGGTATGACTTTGTTCTCAAACTGCATAAGCTATACAATGGTACACACTTATCAGTGAACAATGTATCTTCAAGAAG AGCATGTTCAATTGAAGTCCAGGAAATTGTAAGAAGTGGCGACATCTTTGTCCAGTCGGATGGGGAATATTTAGGCTTCCTTCCAAGGAAATTTAGCATATTACCTGGCGCTATTGAAATGATACGCTAA
- the LOC140988886 gene encoding uncharacterized protein, giving the protein MPLCLRDHYNNNDALIRTVDSQNLVDSLSKNHTEVALQNPSFQERTQLKHVVFGIGASSKLWHRRKEYIKIWWRPEEMRGFAWLDKPVDSDESLPEVKISSDTSEFPYSHIGGDRSALRISRIVSEIVRLELDDVRWIVLGDDDTVFVADNLVRVLSKYDHTKFYYIGSTTESHTQNLRFSYNMAYGGGGFAISYPLAKELEKMQDRCIERYPAMYGSDDRIHACMSELGVPLTKEVGFHQLDIYGNPMGLLSAHPIAPLVTLHHLDVMDPIFPNVDQSHALKRLKMPMRLDSAGLIQQSICYDKTRNWTISNSWGYTAHIYRGLIRAIDMEMPTRTFLDWYRVGDGSGLIFNTRPLGRNACERPSVYVLSNAVFNNATNKTASEYVVSKSETSCNWKMDHDPSSVYRVEVYKKPDPNLWDKPPRRNCCIVLPTQKEGTVAIDVHECKEGETIEI; this is encoded by the exons ATGCCCCTTTGTTTAAGAGATCACTACAATAACAACGATGCTTTAATTAGAACAGTAGATTCTCAAAACCTTGTTGATTCCCTTTCGAAAAACCATACAGAAGTTGCACTTCAAAACCCTAGTTTTCAAGAGAGAACCCAACTCAAACACGTTGTTTTTGGCATTGGAGCTTCTTCTAAACTATGGCACAGGAGGAAAGAGTACATTAAAATATGGTGGAGGCCGGAGGAGATGCGAGGTTTCGCATGGCTTGATAAGCCGGTCGACAGCGACGAGTCTCTTCCTGAAGTGAAGATATCGAGCGATACATCAGAGTTCCCGTATTCCCACATAGGTGGTGACCGTTCCGCTTTAAGAATATCACGTATAGTGTCGGAGATCGTTAGGTTGGAGTTGGATGATGTGAGATGGATCGTGTTGGGAGACGATGATACGGTTTTCGTGGCCGATAATCTTGTTagggttttgtccaaatatgATCATACCAAGTTTTATTATATTGGTAGTACCACGGAAAGTCATACACAAAACTTACGTTTTTCGTACAATATGGCTTATGGAGGGGGAGGGTTTGCCATAAGTTATCCATTGGCTAAAGAACTTGAAAAAATGCAAGATAGATGCATAGAGAGATACCCTGCAATGTACGGCTCAGATGATAGGATCCACGCTTGCATGTCCGAACTTGGAGTTCCTCTCACGAAGGAAGTTGGATTTCACCag CTGGACATCTATGGCAACCCAATGGGCCTACTATCTGCGCATCCAATAGCACCATTAGTTACACTCCACCACCTCGATGTAATGGACCCAATATTCCCAAACGTGGACCAGTCCCATGCCCTTAAACGTCTTAAGATGCCCATGAGACTGGACTCAGCTGGGCTCATTCAGCAGTCCATATGTTACGATAAAACCCGTAACTGGACGATTTCGAACTCATGGGGCTACACAGCCCACATCTATCGCGGCCTTATTAGGGCCATTGACATGGAGATGCCCACAAGAACTTTTCTGGATTGGTACAGAGTAGGTGATGGTTCTGGTTTGATATTCAACACGAGACCGTTGGGGAGGAATGCTTGTGAAAGGCCATCAGTTTACGTGTTATCCAACGCCGTGTTTAACAATGCAACAAACAAAACCGCTAGCGAATACGTCGTGTCGAAGTCGGAGACGAGCTGCAACTGGAAGATGGATCATGATCCTTCAAGTGTTTATAGAGTGGAAGTTTATAAGAAGCCTGATCCCAATTTATGGGACAAG CCTCCAAGGAGAAATTGCTGCATAGTGCTTCCAACACAAAAAGAAGGGACGGTCGCAATCGACGTTCATGAATGCAAAGAAGGTGAAACAatagaaatttga